From one Eptesicus fuscus isolate TK198812 chromosome 21, DD_ASM_mEF_20220401, whole genome shotgun sequence genomic stretch:
- the C5AR1 gene encoding C5a anaphylatoxin chemotactic receptor 1 isoform X2 — protein MDRLENDTYDYSSYDAYTPDPSSSVDNTSHTPRLSTPDVLALVIFAVVFLVGVPGNIMVVWVTGCEARRAINAIWFLNLAVADLLSCLSLPILFVTTLHHHHWYFGDTACHILPSLLLLNLFASILLLAAISADRFLLVFNPIWCQNYRGASLAWVACAVAWGLALLLTIPSFMYRKVYIQHYPSKVECGLNYGRNGFHKGRAVATVRLVVGFLCPLVTLTICYTFLLLRAWSRSATRSTKTLKVVVAVVASFFVLWLPYQVSGMLLVFLDKNHSHFKVVSRWDALCVSIAYVNSCVNPIIYVVAAQGFQARVLQSLPARLRNVLTEESTGRESKSFTSKSFTLSTGDQKSQAV, from the exons ATG GACCGCCTGGAAAACGACACCTATGACTATAGCAGTTATGATGCCTACACTCCGGACCCCAGCAGCTCAGTGGATAACACTTCCCACACCCCGAGGCTGAGCACCCCGGACGTGCTCGCCCTGGTGATCTTTGCGGTGGTCTTCCTGGTGGGAGTGCCCGGCAACATCATGGTGGTGTGGGTGACGGGGTGCGAGGCCCGGCGAGCCATCAATGCCATCTGGTTCCTCAACCTGGCCGTGGCGGACCTGCTCTCCTGCCTGTCGCTGCCCATCCTGTTTGTGACGACCCTGCATCACCATCACTGGTATTTTGGGGACACCGCCTGCCACATCCTCCCTTCGCTCCTCCTGCTCAACCTGTTCGCCAGCATCTTGCTCCTGGCCGCCATCAGCGCCGACCGCTTTCTGCTGGTGTTCAACCCCATCTGGTGTCAGAACTACCGAGGGGCCTCGCTGGCCTGGGTGGCCTGTGCcgtggcctggggcctggccctgctgctgACCATCCCCTCCTTCATGTACCGGAAGGTGTACATACAGCACTACCCCTCCAAGGTGGAGTGTGGCCTCAACTACGGCAGGAACGGCTTCCACAAGGGGAGGGCCGTGGCCACCGTCCGGCTGGTCGTGGGCTTCCTGTGCCCGCTGGTGACCCTCACCATCTGCTACACCTTCCTCCTGCTCCGGGCCTGGAGCCGCAGCGCCACGCGCTCCACCAAGACGCTcaaggtggtggtggcggtggtggccaGCTTCTTCGTCCTCTGGCTGCCCTACCAGGTGTCCGGGATGCTGCTGGTCTTCCTGGACAAGAACCACAGCCACTTCAAAGTCGTGTCCCGGTGGGACGCCCTGTGCGTCTCCATCGCCTACGTCAACAGCTGCGTCAACCCCATCATCTACGTGGTCGCCGCCCAGGGCTTCCAGGCCCGGGTCCTCCAGTCCCTCCCCGCCAGGCTGCGGAACGTGCTGACCGAGGAGTCCACGGGCAGGGAGTCCAAGTCCTTCACGTCCAAGTCCTTCACGCTCTCCACGGGGGACCAGAAGAGCCAGGCGGTGTAG
- the C5AR1 gene encoding C5a anaphylatoxin chemotactic receptor 1 isoform X1, protein MRVEGRRKDTERETSMRHIDWLPPTRAPGIEPATEDRLENDTYDYSSYDAYTPDPSSSVDNTSHTPRLSTPDVLALVIFAVVFLVGVPGNIMVVWVTGCEARRAINAIWFLNLAVADLLSCLSLPILFVTTLHHHHWYFGDTACHILPSLLLLNLFASILLLAAISADRFLLVFNPIWCQNYRGASLAWVACAVAWGLALLLTIPSFMYRKVYIQHYPSKVECGLNYGRNGFHKGRAVATVRLVVGFLCPLVTLTICYTFLLLRAWSRSATRSTKTLKVVVAVVASFFVLWLPYQVSGMLLVFLDKNHSHFKVVSRWDALCVSIAYVNSCVNPIIYVVAAQGFQARVLQSLPARLRNVLTEESTGRESKSFTSKSFTLSTGDQKSQAV, encoded by the exons ATG agagtagaagggaggaggaaagacacggagagagaaacatcgatgagacacattgattggttgcctcccacacgagccccagggattgagcctgcaaccgag GACCGCCTGGAAAACGACACCTATGACTATAGCAGTTATGATGCCTACACTCCGGACCCCAGCAGCTCAGTGGATAACACTTCCCACACCCCGAGGCTGAGCACCCCGGACGTGCTCGCCCTGGTGATCTTTGCGGTGGTCTTCCTGGTGGGAGTGCCCGGCAACATCATGGTGGTGTGGGTGACGGGGTGCGAGGCCCGGCGAGCCATCAATGCCATCTGGTTCCTCAACCTGGCCGTGGCGGACCTGCTCTCCTGCCTGTCGCTGCCCATCCTGTTTGTGACGACCCTGCATCACCATCACTGGTATTTTGGGGACACCGCCTGCCACATCCTCCCTTCGCTCCTCCTGCTCAACCTGTTCGCCAGCATCTTGCTCCTGGCCGCCATCAGCGCCGACCGCTTTCTGCTGGTGTTCAACCCCATCTGGTGTCAGAACTACCGAGGGGCCTCGCTGGCCTGGGTGGCCTGTGCcgtggcctggggcctggccctgctgctgACCATCCCCTCCTTCATGTACCGGAAGGTGTACATACAGCACTACCCCTCCAAGGTGGAGTGTGGCCTCAACTACGGCAGGAACGGCTTCCACAAGGGGAGGGCCGTGGCCACCGTCCGGCTGGTCGTGGGCTTCCTGTGCCCGCTGGTGACCCTCACCATCTGCTACACCTTCCTCCTGCTCCGGGCCTGGAGCCGCAGCGCCACGCGCTCCACCAAGACGCTcaaggtggtggtggcggtggtggccaGCTTCTTCGTCCTCTGGCTGCCCTACCAGGTGTCCGGGATGCTGCTGGTCTTCCTGGACAAGAACCACAGCCACTTCAAAGTCGTGTCCCGGTGGGACGCCCTGTGCGTCTCCATCGCCTACGTCAACAGCTGCGTCAACCCCATCATCTACGTGGTCGCCGCCCAGGGCTTCCAGGCCCGGGTCCTCCAGTCCCTCCCCGCCAGGCTGCGGAACGTGCTGACCGAGGAGTCCACGGGCAGGGAGTCCAAGTCCTTCACGTCCAAGTCCTTCACGCTCTCCACGGGGGACCAGAAGAGCCAGGCGGTGTAG
- the C5AR2 gene encoding C5a anaphylatoxin chemotactic receptor 2 encodes MENASLSDEYGHYDEEVPDFPVDCADGTCVAIGPLRVAPLLLYAVVFLVGVPGNAMVAWVSRKEAQRRAGATWFLHLAVADLLCCLSLPILSVPIARGGEWPYGAVGCRALPSVILLSMFTSVLLLAALSADLCLLALRPACWAPDRRACRVQVACGAAWTLALLLTLPSAIYHRLHREHYPARLECVVDYGGSAAAENTVAATRFMFGFLGPLVVVASCHGAILCRAAPRRWPLGTAVVVGFFVCWTPYHVLGLVLAVAAPHSRLLARALRAEPLVVGLALAHSCLNPVLFLYFGRAQLRRSLPDTCRWALQGPQSKDESAVSKKSTSHDLVSEMAV; translated from the coding sequence ATGGAGAACGCTTCTCTCAGCGACGAGTACGGCCACTACGACGAGGAGGTCCCGGACTTCCCCGTGGACTGCGCCGACGGCACCTGCGTGGCCATCGGGCCCCTCCGCGTGGCCCCGCTCCTGCTGTACGCGGTGGTCTTCCTGGTCGGGGTGCCGGGCAACGCCATGGTGGCCTGGGTGAGCCGGAAAGAGGCCCAGCGCAGGGCCGGGGCCACCTGGTTCCTCCATCTGGCCGTGGCCGACCTGCTCTGCTGCTTGTCCCTCCCGATCCTGTCGGTGCCCATCGCGCGGGGCGGCGAGTGGCCCTATGGGGCCGTGGGCTGTCGGGCCCTGCCCTCGGTCATCCTGCTGTCCATGTTCACCAGCGTGCTGCTCCTGGCTGCTCTCAGCGCGGACCTCTGCCTCCTGGCCCTCAGGCCGGCCTGCTGGGCGCCGGATCGGCGGGCGTGCAGGGTGCAGGTGGCCTGCGGGGCAGCCTGGACCCTGGCCTTGCTGCTGACCCTGCCCTCGGCCATCTACCACCGCCTGCACCGGGAGCACTACCCGGCCCGGCTGGAGTGCGTGGTGGACTACGGCGGCTCGGCGGCGGCTGAGAACACGGTGGCCGCCACCCGGTTTATGTTTGGCTTCCTGGGGCCGCTGGTGGTCGTGGCCAGCTGCCACGGTGCCATCCTGTGCCGCGCGGCCCCACGCCGCTGGCCGCTGGGCACGGCCGTGGTGGTGGGCTTTTTTGTCTGCTGGACCCCCTACCACGttctggggctggtgctggccgTGGCTGCCCCGCACTCCAGGCTGCTGGCCCGGGCCCTGCGGGCGGAGCCCCTGGTCGTGGGCCTCGCCCTGGCTCACAGCTGCCTCAATCCCGTGCTCTTCTTGTATTTCGGGCGGGCCCAACTCCGCCGGTCACTGCCGGACACGTGTCGCTGGGCCCTGCAGGGGCCCCAGAGCAAGGATGAAAGTGCCGTCAGCAAGAAATCCACCAGCCATGACCTGGTCTCGGAGATGGCGGTATAG